The Solanum lycopersicum chromosome 9, SLM_r2.1 genome window below encodes:
- the LOC138337022 gene encoding early light-induced protein, chloroplastic-like, with protein MTTSFAMQSIILGSPVKLSQSKNGLNQFVPSCYLPRLRRTSRVRVKCMAEPKPSTNFIDIFSFSGPAPERINGRLAMIGFVAAIGMELANGADLSAQLSNGGLLWFLGSSALLTLASLIPLFQGVTVESKSDGIMTADAEIWNGRFAMLGLVALALTEYVKGAGLFQVLSI; from the exons atgacaaCTTCATTTGCCATGCAATCCATAATTTTGGGAAGTCCAGTTAAGTTGTCACAAAGTAAAAATGGGTTGAATCAGTTTGTTCCTAGCTGTTACTTGCCACGCCTTCGTAGGACTTCGCGCGTTCGTGTTAAGTGTATGGCTGAG CCAAAACCAAGCACCAATTTCATCGATATATTCTCATTCAGTGGTCCGGCACCTGAGAGGATCAACGGTAGGCTAGCCATGATTGGATTTGTAGCAGCCATTGGTATGGAGTTAGCTAACGGTGCAGATTTATCTGCACAGTTATCAAACGGTGGATTGTTATGGTTCTTGGGGTCAAGTGCATTGCTAACTTTGGCTTCACTAATCCCATTGTTCCAaggagttactgttgagtctaAATCTGATGGGATTATGACTGCTGATGCTGAGATTTGGAATGGAAGATTTGCTATGTTGGGATTAGTTGCTTTAGCTTTAACTGAATATGTTAAAGGAGCTGGGCTTTTCCAAGTCTTAAGTATATAA
- the AKR1 gene encoding aldo-keto reductase 1 has product MEHNTQIQIPSVKLGSQGLEVSKLGFGCGGLSGFLNDPLSHEAGCAILKEAFSKGITFFDTANVYGHDGHNEIMVGKVLKQIPREQVQLATKFGCTFSEDLDGLQCQVKGTPQYVRQCCEESLKRLDVDYIDLYYQHRTDTSVPIEETMGELKKLVDEGKIRYIGLSEASVDTIKRAHAVHPITCVQMEYSLWTREIEEDVIPLCRELGIGIVAYSPLGHGFFGGKAITESLPEGSMMGSHPRFSGENLEKNKALFTRFANLAEKHGCTPPQLALAWLLHQGDDVVPIPGTTKIKNLNANIQSVAVKLTPEDVKEITDAIPVSEVCGARESGVMSKYEYRLADTRW; this is encoded by the exons atggagcaCAACACACAAATTCAAATTCCAAGTGTCAAATTGGGTAGCCAGGGTCTTGAG GTCTCGAAACTCGGCTTTGGTTGTGGAGGACTTTCTGGCTTTTTAAATGATCCTCTGTCACATGAAGCTGGGTGTGCAATCTTAAAGGAAGCATTCAGCAAAGGCATCACCTTCTTTGACACTGCTAACGTATACGGGCATGACGGTCACAATGAGATAATGGTGGGAAAG GTATTGAAGCAGATTCCTCGTGAGCAAGTCCAACTGGCAACCAAATTTGGGTGTACATTTTCCGAGGACTTAGATGGTCTCCAATGTCAAGTCAAAGGCACTCCACAATATGTAAGGCAATGCTGTGAAGAAAGTCTCAAGCGTCTAGACGTGGACTACATTGATTTATATTATCAGCACCGGACAGACACATCTGTGCCTATAGAGGAAACT ATGGGAGAACTGAAGAAGCTTGTGGATGAGGGAAAAATTAGGTACATTGGCTTATCTGAAGCCAGCGTTGACACAATTAAGAGGGCACATGCTGTTCATCCCATCACTTGTGTACAAATGGAGTATTCTCTTTGGACTCGTGAGATAGAAGAGGATGTTATTCCGCTTTGTAG AGAATTAGGCATCGGGATTGTTGCATACAGCCCCCTTGGCCACGGGTTCTTTGGTGGGAAGGCAATCACAGAAAGCTTGCCTGAGGGAAGTATGATG GGTTCTCATCCAAGATTTTCCGGAGAGAACTTGGAGAAGAACAAAGCTCTTTTCACAAGATTTGCAAACTTAGCAGAAAAGCATGGTTGTACACCTCCTCAACTAGCTTTAGCTTGGCTTCTACATCAGGGAGATGACGTGGTTCCGATACCTG GAACAACAAAGATTAAGAACCTAAATGCCAATATTCAATCTGTAGCAGTGAAGCTTACACCAGAAGACGTGAAGGAAATCACGGATGCCATCCCCGTTAGTGAAGTCTGTGGAGCAAGAGAGTCTGGAGTGATGTCTAAGTATGAGTATCGGTTAGCTGATACACGTTGGTGA
- the LOC101256806 gene encoding probable histone H2AXb translates to MSSGAGAGKGGAGRGKPKASKSVSRSSKAGLQFPVGRIARFLKAGKYAERVGAGAPVYLSAVLEYLAAEVLELAGNAARDNKKNRIVPRHIQLAVRNDEELSKLLGQVTIANGGVLPNIHQNLLPKKAGSGKGDIGSASQEF, encoded by the exons atgtcttCAGGTGCTGGAGCAGGTAAAGGCGGCGCCGGAAGAGGCAAGCCGAAAGCATCGAAATCGGTTTCCCGATCTTCAAAAGCTGGTCTTCAGTTTCCCGTCGGTAGGATCGCTCGTTTCCTTAAGGCAGGAAAGTACGCTGAACGTGTCGGTGCTGGTGCTCCTGTGTATCTCTCCGCCGTCCTTGAGTATCTCGCTGCTGAG GTGTTGGAGTTGGCTGGAAATGCTGCTAGAGACAACAAGAAGAATCGAATTGTGCCTAGGCACATTCAATTGGCTGTGAGGAATGATGAGGAGTTGAGCAAGCTTTTGGGTCAAGTTACCATTGCTAATGGAGGTGTTTTGCCCAACATTCACCAGAATTTGTTGCCTAAGAAGGCTGGCTCTGGGAAAGGTGATATTGGCTCTGCATCTCAGGAGTTTTAG
- the ELIP gene encoding early light inducible protein (The RefSeq protein has 1 substitution compared to this genomic sequence) codes for MTSFAMQSIILGSPLKLSQNKNGLNQFVPSCYLPRLHRTSRVSVKCMAEEGEKESSTPSTDYSATVPKPTPAKPKPSTNFIDIFSFSGPAPERINGRLAMIGFVAAIGMELANGADLSAQLSNGGLLWFLGSSALLTLASLIPLFQGVTVESKSDGIMTADAEIWNGRFAMLGLVALAFTEYVKGAGLFQV; via the exons atgactTCCTTTGCCATGCAATCTATAATTTTGGGTAGTCCACTTAAGTtgtcacaaaataaaaatgggtTGAATCACTTTGTTCCTAGCTGTTACTTGCCACGCCTTCATAGGACTTCTCGTGTTAGTGTTAAGTGTATGGCTGAG GAGGGTGAGAAAGAGTCATCGACCCCTTCAACTGATTACTCTGCTACAGTTCCCAAGCCAACACCTGCTAAG CCAAAACCAAGCACCAATTTCATCGATATATTCTCATTCAGTGGTCCGGCACCTGAAAGGATTAACGGTAGGCTAGCCATGATTGGATTTGTAGCAGCCATTGGTATGGAGCTAGCTAATGGTGCAGATTTATCTGCACAGTTATCAAATGGTGGATTGTTATGGTTCTTGGGGTCAAGTGCATTGCTGACTTTGGCTTCACTAATCCCATTGTTCCAAGGAGTTACTGTCGAGTCTAAATCTGATGGGATTATGACTGCTGATGCTGAGATCTGGAATGGAAGATTTGCTATGTTGGGATTAGTTGCTTTAGCTTTTACTGAATATGTTAAGGGAGCTGGGCTTTTCCAAGTCtaa
- the LOC101256520 gene encoding perakine reductase — MEHNSQIQIPKVKLGTQGLEVSKLGFGCLGLSGVLNTPLSHEAGCSILKETFNKGITFFDTSDLYGHEGDNEIMIGKALKQLPREQVQLATKFGLLVSEGFQFHVKGTPEYVRKCCEESLKRLDVDYIDLYYPHRIDRTVPIEETMGELKKLVEEGKIRYIGLSEASVDTIKRAHAVHPITAVQLEYSLWTRDIEEDVIPLCRELGIGIVAYSPLGHGFFAGKAVTESLPTGSIMGSHPRFNEQNLAKNKVLYSQFANLAAKHGCRPPQLALAWLMHQGDDVVPIPGTTKIKNLNDNVQSLGVKLTPDDLKEITDSIPISEVCGERDDAVISKYDYRFANTPLKQ, encoded by the exons ATGGAGCACAACTCCCAAATCCAAATTCCTAAAGTAAAATTGGGCACACAAGGGCTTGAG GTCTCGAAACTAGGCTTTGGTTGTTTAGGACTTTCTGGAGTATTAAATACTCCTCTGTCACATGAAGCTGGATGCTCAATCTTAAAGGAAACATTCAATAAAGGCATCACCTTCTTTGACACATCCGATTTATATGGGCATGAAGGCGACAACGAAATAATGATTGGAAAG GCACTAAAGCAACTTCCTCGTGAGCAAGTCCAACTGGCAACCAAATTTGGGTTGTTAGTTTCTGAGGGCTTCCAGTTTCATGTCAAAGGCACTCCGGAATATGTACGGAAATGCTGCGAAGAAAGTCTGAAGCGGCTTGATGTAGACTACATTGATCTATATTATCCTCACAGAATAGACAGAACTGTGCCAATAGAGGAAACT ATGGGGGAACTCAAGAAATTAGTCGAGGAGGGAAAGATTAGGTACATTGGCTTATCGGAAGCCAGTGTGGACACAATTAAGAGGGCACATGCTGTTCATCCCATTACTGCTGTTCAACTGGAGTATTCTCTTTGGACCCGTGATATAGAAGAGGATGTAATTCCTCTTTGTAG GGAACTAGGCATTGGGATTGTTGCCTATAGCCCTCTCGGCCACGGTTTCTTTGCGGGAAAGGCAGTCACAGAAAGCTTGCCTACGGGAAGTATAATG GGCTCACACCCAAGGTTTAATGAACAGAATTTAGCGAAGAACAAAGTTCTATACTCACAATTCGCTAACTTAGCAGCAAAGCATGGTTGCAGACCACCTCAACTAGCTTTAGCGTGGCTTATGCATCAGGGAGACGATGTGGTTCCAATACCTG GGACAACAAAGATCAAGAACCTCAATGACAATGTCCAATCTCTAGGAGTGAAACTTACACCGGACGATTTGAAGGAAATTACTGACTCAATTCCTATTAGTGAAGTGTGCGGAGAAAGAGATGATGCAGTGATCTCAAAGTACGATTATCGGTTTGCTAATACACCATTAAAGCAGTAA